One Oceaniferula flava DNA segment encodes these proteins:
- a CDS encoding OmpH family outer membrane protein, protein MKKYLKFSAMFCALAIVTAVGTGSAQAQKLKIATVDMQKLFKEYHRTTDEQQKFSEEFAKIQKENNERLAGIRALEEQLQGLKKKIEDPTLSDKLKRDKSREFQLKLDEAKAMDRERREFLGRRTRALELKKQASMKGILEEIRQRIVDHSKKEDFDFVLDKSGLSANQVPFLLYTKDATDITASLLTELNKDAPKAAEKPAEAAE, encoded by the coding sequence ATGAAAAAATACCTTAAGTTTTCCGCCATGTTCTGCGCGCTGGCTATCGTCACCGCCGTCGGCACAGGATCGGCACAAGCTCAGAAGCTGAAGATTGCGACCGTGGACATGCAGAAGCTGTTCAAAGAATACCACCGCACCACCGACGAGCAGCAGAAGTTCAGTGAGGAGTTCGCCAAAATCCAGAAGGAAAACAACGAACGTCTCGCCGGAATCCGCGCTCTCGAAGAGCAGCTGCAAGGGCTGAAGAAGAAAATTGAGGACCCAACACTCTCTGACAAACTGAAGCGCGATAAGTCCCGTGAGTTCCAGCTGAAGCTCGACGAAGCCAAAGCCATGGACCGTGAGCGCCGCGAGTTCCTCGGTCGCCGCACCCGCGCGCTCGAGCTGAAGAAACAAGCCAGCATGAAGGGCATTCTCGAAGAGATCCGCCAGCGTATCGTCGATCACTCCAAGAAGGAAGACTTCGACTTCGTCTTAGACAAATCCGGCCTCAGCGCCAACCAGGTGCCATTCCTGCTCTACACCAAAGATGCCACTGACATCACCGCATCTCTGTTGACCGAGCTGAACAAAGACGCACCAAAAGCTGCCGAAAAGCCAGCCGAAGCCGCTGAGTAA
- a CDS encoding glycine-rich domain-containing protein, protein MNELLWSKLSAFSIDHPGAQFAFSDRLARENNWSAEFTARVIEEYKRFIYLCCEAGHPVSPSEEVDQVWHLHLCYTRSYWNALCRDVLGQPVHHGPTQGGADERAKFHDWYERTLTTYQAHFGSPPPEDIWPSSKLRFARKDQRLVDVSKHWVLPRSALWKSVAAVGILTSLAGCTHLVAQGDDGELWLAIIVLAVIVVVLLISKLGKGGGGRGGSGGGYGSSCGNDCGSDSSCGSSCGGGCGGD, encoded by the coding sequence ATGAACGAGCTTCTCTGGTCCAAACTCTCCGCTTTTTCCATCGATCATCCCGGCGCCCAATTTGCCTTCAGCGATCGGCTGGCTCGCGAAAATAACTGGTCGGCTGAGTTCACGGCGCGTGTGATCGAGGAGTATAAACGCTTCATCTACCTCTGCTGCGAAGCCGGACACCCGGTGTCGCCATCGGAAGAGGTCGACCAAGTCTGGCACCTGCACCTTTGCTACACCCGCTCGTATTGGAACGCGCTTTGTCGAGACGTGTTAGGGCAGCCGGTGCATCACGGACCCACGCAGGGTGGTGCCGACGAGCGGGCGAAATTTCACGATTGGTATGAGCGCACCCTGACGACCTATCAGGCGCATTTTGGCAGTCCGCCACCGGAGGACATCTGGCCGAGCTCGAAGCTGCGTTTTGCCCGTAAAGACCAGCGTCTGGTGGACGTTTCGAAACATTGGGTTCTGCCGCGCAGTGCGCTGTGGAAATCCGTGGCGGCGGTGGGGATCCTGACTTCATTGGCGGGTTGCACCCACCTTGTGGCCCAGGGCGACGATGGCGAATTATGGTTGGCGATCATTGTGCTCGCGGTGATCGTTGTCGTCCTGCTGATTTCCAAGCTGGGAAAAGGCGGCGGAGGGCGTGGTGGCTCAGGGGGCGGTTACGGCTCGAGTTGCGGTAACGACTGCGGTTCCGATTCCAGCTGCGGCAGTAGCTGTGGCGGAGGCTGCGGCGGTGATTGA